From the Oryza glaberrima chromosome 5, OglaRS2, whole genome shotgun sequence genome, one window contains:
- the LOC127774870 gene encoding uncharacterized protein LOC127774870, translated as MGREASSPPWAAATAANGVAGSSSSGHKRKAAVDDDGRGEDDNWLKLSLAPVDYGDATGDVVDNNSSSCAPAVMTSTEERSGTAAGVASGSARAGLIPNGAVPVFPCFNFLGTSMSSSSLSHLHQQSSSTRRQSNASTASSSGGIGGGDDDEAPNVMNGGDKNDGNALPDPPYPWATNEVAKHHSLVELARRDIININGEARCRRCDTRKMIVYNIATKFREVSDYFRQNYQHMNDRAQARWMNPVVPNCDSCGHERCMRPVIAAEKERINWLFLLLGETLGLCTLDQLKYFCAHTNRHRTGAKDRVLFSTYEELCNQLAPGLIMGHDQLRMR; from the coding sequence ATGGGGAGGGAGGCGTCCTCGCcaccgtgggcggcggcgacggcggcgaatgGAGTGGCCGGCTCATCGTCGTCCGGACATAAGAGGAAGGccgccgtggacgacgacggccgcggcgaggacgacAACTGGCTGAAACTGTCGCTTGCTCCGGTGGACTACGGCGATGCCACGGGCGACGTCGTCGACAACAACTCCTCCTCTTGCGCTCCGGCAGTGATGACGTCGACGGAGGAGCGGTCGGGGACGGCCGCCGGTGTGGCCTCCGGATCGGCGCGCGCCGGTTTGATCCCCAACGGTGCAGTCCCGGTATTCCCATGCTTCAATTTTCTTGGAACTTCAATGTCATCATCAAGCCTATCGCACCTCCATCAACAATCTTCCTCGACTCGACGTCAAAGCAACGCATCCACAGCAAGCTCtagcggcggcatcggcggtggTGACGACGATGAGGCACCGAACGTCATGAACGGCGGCGACAAGAACGATGGTAATGCTCTTCCAGATCCACCGTATCCTTGGGCTACCAATGAAGTGGCCAAACACCACTCCCTCGTTGAGCTCGCTCGTCGTGACATCATCAACATCAATGGCGAAGCTCGGTGCAGGCGCTGCGACACGCGCAAGATGATTGTCTACAACATTGCCACCAAGTTTCGAGAGGTGTCCGACTACTTCCGCCAGAACTACCAGCATATGAATGACCGTGCGCAGGCGCGGTGGATGAACCCCGTCGTGCCGAACTGCGATAGTTGTGGCCATGAGAGATGCATGCGTCCGGTGATTGCCGCTGAGAAGGAACGTATCAATTGGTTGTTCCTACTGCTCGGGGAGACACTGGGTTTGTGCACGCTTGATCAGCTCAAGTATTTCTGTGCGCACACCAACCGGCATCGCACCGGCGCCAAGGATAGGGTGCTCTTCTCAACCTACGAAGAGCTATGCAACCAGCTTGCTCCTGGGCTAATCATGGGGCATGATCAGTTGAGGATGCGTTAG
- the LOC127774292 gene encoding uncharacterized protein LOC127774292, translating to NPPYPWATNRVAVHHSLVELSRRGIFTIKGEARCRRCDVRKEFVYDIEAKFRELEDYLRRNCMSMNDRASERWKNPIVPNCDGCGQQNCMRPVIAAEKERINWLFLLLGETLGLCTLDQLKFFCAHTNQHRTGAKDRVLYSTYLELCNQLVPGIMKPFEKKAGHNQLRIR from the coding sequence AATCCACCTTATCCGTGGGCTACCAACAGAGTGGCCGTACACCACTCTCTCGTCGAGCTGTCTCGCCGTGGCATCTTCACCATCAAAGGTGAGGCTCGGTGCAGGCGCTGCGACGTACGCAAGGAGTTCGTTTACGATATTGAGGCCAAGTTTCGAGAGTTGGAAGATTATCTCCGCCGAAACTGCATGAGCATGAATGACCGTGCATCAGAGAGGTGGAAGAACCCCATCGTACCCAACTGCGACGGCTGCGGCCAACAGAACTGCATGCGTCCGGTGATCGCCGCTGAGAAGGAGCGCATCAACTGGTTGTTCCTGCTGCTCGGAGAGACGTTGGGTTTGTGCACGCTTGATCAGCTCAAGTTTTTCTGTGCGCACACCAATCAACATCGCACGGGCGCTAAAGATAGAGTGTTATATTCTACTTATCTAGAGTTGTGTAACCAACTTGTTCCGGGGATAATGAAGCCTTTTGAGAAAAAAGCGGGGCATAATCAGTTGAGGATTCGTTAG
- the LOC127772749 gene encoding peptidyl-tRNA hydrolase, mitochondrial-like: MRLLLLTGVPASSALTFRPRARFFPRANPRSMAAAGPACCAPAAATAASSSASAAAAAGDGGGGAQKPWLLVGLGNPGRMYKGTRHNVGFEMIDAIAEAEGISVSSKQFKSMVGKGLIGDVPVMLAKPQTYMNASGESVAQLVSYFKIPLSQVLVIYDDLDIPFAKLRLLPKGGHGGHNGMRSIINHLKQSRDFPRLRIGIGRPTGKLDAIGFVLRSFTKEEQEELNFTINRSLQAVRIMLLEGFNKGATFVNTPQPSEMLNK; the protein is encoded by the exons aTGCGTCTTCTGCTGCTCACCGGCGTCCCTGCATCCTCCGCCCTGACCTTCCGCCCACGCGCCCGCTTCTTCCCCCGCGCGAACCCTAGAAGCATGGCGGCCGCAGGACCTGCCTGCTGTgccccagccgccgccaccgccgcctcctcgtcggcttctgctgctgctgcggctggcgatggcggcggaggagcccAGAAGCCGTGGCTGCTCGTCGGGCTCGGGAACCCCGGCAGGATGTACAAGGGGACTCGTCACAAC GTTGGATTTGAGATGATTGATGCTATTGCAGAAGCTGAGGGTATTTCTGTTAGCAGCAAGCAGTTCAAGTCAATGGTTGGTAAAG GCCTTATTGGTGATGTCCCAGTAATGCTTGCCAAGCCACAGACTTACATGAATGCAAGTGGTGAGTCT GTTGCACAGCTGGTTTCATATTTTAAGATACCACTCAGTCAAGTTCTTGTG ATCTATGATGATCTAGACATACCCTTTGCAAAATTGCGCCTACTGCCTAAGGGAGGACATGGCGGGCATAATGG GATGAGAAGCATTATTAACCATTTGAAACAGAGCCGTGATTTCCCACGCCTTAGGATCG GTATTGGGCGCCCCACTGGGAAGTTGGATGCTATCGGCTTTGTTCTACGGTCATTCACCAAGGAAGAACAAGAAGAG CTTAATTTCACGATCAATAGGAGCTTGCAAGCAGTAAGGATAATGCTACTCGAAGGATTCAACAAGGGTGCAACTTTTGTGAACACTCCACAGCCATCAGAAATGCTAAATAAATGA